A DNA window from Candidatus Methanoperedens sp. contains the following coding sequences:
- a CDS encoding PGF-pre-PGF domain-containing protein — translation MAKLKQDNQKRPFIASTVITLFIVIMLIISGPAQAVSVSILGLQGPYTQGNNIQFQVKIDINDPDQFVPAKDISLNLTGPTNPSAVFSLDGKKISGDSIIEITGFQIPQPLDFGYGYGYGKDSIGYGYGYESFGYGYGYGYGRITDFGYGYGYGYNRGTGYGYGYGYGYGYGYGNLTYIYNVTIKTATLPVGDYEVVASLRAENNAVTKIFTSATGKFTVTSAPATSSGGSSGSTGGGIVSSEPFDNVESSEIVAMDLLADQSVIYKFSAVPRIYEIAVVGRENENSVSMRVESLKGTSRLVTVAPDGIVSRNINIFSSSSGIKNALVRFKVESSWIESNGLSSSDVKMVKWDGSKWVQLETTEKNKDSTYTYFETETTSFSNFAITGLKGSVAGATPRVTRSGTTPAVPSVSGITPIPTTPTAAPINSSLIMAAVVILIIIGAAIYIRRR, via the coding sequence GTGGCAAAATTAAAACAAGACAATCAGAAGAGACCATTTATAGCAAGTACTGTTATAACATTATTCATTGTTATAATGCTGATAATTTCTGGCCCGGCACAAGCAGTGTCGGTCAGTATTTTAGGGCTGCAGGGCCCATATACACAAGGTAACAATATCCAGTTTCAAGTAAAAATTGATATTAATGATCCAGACCAGTTTGTTCCCGCGAAAGATATTTCGCTAAATTTGACAGGACCTACTAATCCAAGTGCGGTTTTTTCCCTTGATGGAAAAAAGATTTCAGGTGACTCCATTATCGAAATAACAGGTTTTCAAATCCCCCAGCCACTCGATTTTGGGTACGGCTATGGATATGGTAAAGATAGTATCGGCTACGGCTACGGTTATGAAAGTTTCGGGTATGGCTATGGATATGGCTACGGAAGAATAACTGATTTTGGCTACGGATATGGCTATGGGTATAATCGGGGAACGGGATATGGTTACGGATACGGTTACGGATATGGTTACGGATACGGAAACCTCACTTATATTTATAATGTAACGATAAAAACAGCGACCCTGCCGGTTGGAGATTATGAAGTAGTTGCAAGTCTTAGAGCAGAAAATAATGCAGTTACCAAGATATTTACCTCAGCAACTGGCAAATTCACGGTTACATCAGCACCAGCAACTTCGTCAGGCGGATCCAGCGGAAGCACGGGAGGCGGTATAGTGTCTTCGGAACCGTTTGACAATGTAGAATCATCTGAAATAGTAGCAATGGATCTGCTGGCAGACCAATCCGTGATATACAAGTTCTCTGCTGTACCCAGAATATATGAAATCGCAGTTGTTGGCAGAGAAAATGAAAATAGTGTCAGCATGAGGGTTGAATCTCTAAAAGGGACATCCAGACTGGTAACAGTCGCGCCTGATGGCATAGTATCCAGGAATATAAATATCTTTTCAAGTTCAAGTGGAATTAAAAATGCTTTAGTCAGGTTCAAGGTGGAGAGTTCCTGGATAGAAAGCAACGGTCTTTCAAGCAGCGATGTGAAGATGGTCAAGTGGGATGGTAGCAAGTGGGTGCAGCTTGAAACCACAGAAAAGAATAAAGATAGCACTTATACCTATTTCGAGACAGAGACGACATCATTCTCAAATTTCGCAATAACAGGTTTGAAAGGCTCTGTGGCAGGGGCAACACCCAGGGTAACAAGATCTGGAACCACTCCGGCAGTTCCTAGCGTTTCTGGAATTACTCCGATTCCGACAACTCCCACTGCGGCCCCGATAAACTCTTCGCTTATTATGGCTGCTGTTGTAATATTGATCATTATCGGAGCTGCAATATATATCAGGAGGAGATAA
- a CDS encoding glycosyltransferase: MEIKKEGLSVIIPAYNEEGRVLKTIKHVRDLLNELGIDHEIIVVDDGSIDNTFSEAASEQFDNVEVTGYKRNRGKGYAIKYGVTFITKSIVTFFDADMELDPGQISILFVYMKKNNADIVVGSKRHPLSMIEYYPLLRRFLSQMYNIVLRLLLQLEIRDTQAGFKLMKREAVQKIFPMMRVKRYAFDVEFLAYATRFGYKIVEAPIILKFTRKGFGRINFKTILNIFLDTVAVASRFGVLQYYTKMFRDSIIMLTAFVAGIYLFKQLINPYIFPGIESRGLIALFTIGLIIIIVTLPYESLAKKFEK; encoded by the coding sequence TTGGAAATCAAAAAGGAAGGACTTTCAGTAATAATTCCAGCTTATAATGAAGAAGGACGGGTTCTTAAAACAATAAAACATGTAAGGGATCTTTTAAACGAACTTGGAATAGATCATGAAATAATTGTAGTGGATGATGGATCTATAGATAATACTTTTAGTGAGGCAGCCTCAGAACAATTTGATAATGTTGAAGTTACTGGCTATAAACGAAACAGGGGTAAAGGCTATGCTATAAAATATGGCGTTACCTTTATAACAAAGAGCATTGTCACATTTTTTGACGCAGATATGGAACTTGATCCGGGACAGATAAGCATCCTATTTGTGTATATGAAGAAAAACAATGCAGATATAGTAGTTGGAAGTAAGAGACATCCCCTTTCCATGATTGAATATTATCCATTACTCAGGAGATTCTTAAGCCAGATGTATAATATCGTCTTAAGATTACTGCTACAACTGGAAATCAGGGATACTCAGGCAGGTTTTAAGCTGATGAAAAGAGAGGCTGTACAAAAAATCTTTCCAATGATGCGCGTTAAGAGATATGCTTTCGATGTGGAATTTTTAGCTTATGCTACCCGATTTGGCTATAAAATCGTGGAAGCACCAATTATTCTGAAATTCACACGAAAAGGATTTGGGAGGATAAATTTCAAGACCATACTCAACATTTTCCTTGATACTGTTGCAGTAGCATCACGTTTTGGTGTATTACAATACTATACAAAAATGTTTCGCGATTCGATTATAATGTTAACAGCATTTGTGGCAGGGATATATCTCTTCAAACAATTGATCAATCCCTATATATTTCCAGGAATAGAATCAAGAGGTTTAATAGCTTTATTTACGATTGGCCTTATAATAATTATCGTGACTTTACCATATGAATCTCTTGCAAAAAAATTTGAGAAGTAA
- a CDS encoding glycosyltransferase, producing MVENRMRIIYHIPSLDTVYAARTIYYGYKNAFVDLGHDFKTVTCNDNLKKILEKFQPDIFISSISNYSLKFLDVESFNKARLNGMIAFMSTNFWNSPLSRIRINEGHSLKNEKNKVKAIKKNLLGDVFFNQCEQDDLRMAGFEEETGFRYYTIPLAADKIALKEEFDNKYESDISFIGTYLPQKRDFFRKHVFPLRRKYNLKIYGQDWTWHDRALGWIQRGGQYFNFPYMRSIRKPKLQLQDESKIYKSSIISLNVHEDYQREFGGDCNERTFKIPLCSGFEITDDVACIRKYFKADKEIIIANNREDWFEKIDYYMNNPDKRLAIIEAGRERVLKEHTYHNRSEQIIKIYEKLKKHG from the coding sequence ATGGTTGAAAATAGAATGAGAATCATTTATCATATACCATCTTTAGATACTGTATACGCAGCGAGAACAATATATTATGGTTATAAAAATGCGTTTGTTGATCTCGGGCATGATTTCAAAACCGTAACATGCAATGATAATTTGAAAAAAATCCTTGAAAAATTTCAGCCGGACATATTTATTTCTTCAATTTCAAATTACTCACTGAAGTTCCTGGATGTGGAATCTTTTAATAAAGCAAGACTTAATGGAATGATAGCTTTTATGAGTACTAATTTTTGGAATTCACCATTATCCAGAATAAGAATAAATGAAGGTCATTCTCTAAAAAATGAAAAAAATAAAGTAAAGGCAATAAAAAAAAATCTCTTAGGTGATGTTTTTTTTAATCAATGTGAGCAAGATGATTTAAGAATGGCGGGTTTTGAGGAGGAAACTGGCTTTAGATATTATACGATACCTCTTGCTGCTGATAAGATTGCTTTGAAAGAAGAATTTGATAACAAATATGAATCTGATATTTCATTTATTGGAACATATTTACCTCAAAAGAGGGATTTTTTCAGGAAACATGTTTTCCCTTTACGTAGAAAATATAATTTAAAGATATATGGTCAAGATTGGACATGGCATGATAGAGCATTGGGATGGATACAAAGAGGTGGACAATATTTTAACTTTCCATATATGAGATCGATACGAAAGCCAAAATTACAGTTGCAAGATGAGTCTAAGATATATAAATCATCTATTATCTCCTTAAACGTTCACGAAGACTACCAGAGAGAATTTGGAGGTGACTGTAATGAGAGGACATTTAAGATACCGCTTTGTTCCGGATTTGAAATTACTGATGATGTAGCTTGTATCCGCAAATATTTTAAAGCTGATAAAGAAATTATTATTGCCAACAACCGCGAAGATTGGTTTGAAAAAATTGATTATTATATGAATAATCCTGACAAAAGATTGGCTATTATTGAAGCTGGTAGAGAAAGGGTTTTAAAAGAACATACATACCATAATAGATCTGAACAAATAATTAAAATATATGAAAAATTAAAAAAACATGGATAA
- the rbcL gene encoding type III ribulose-bisphosphate carboxylase, translated as MKIDWYNEFVDLDYTPAKNDLICLYYFEPAKGITEKEAIGRIASESSAGTWTTLHDLPARVEKIKARAFELNGKYVKIAYPIDLWEPGNAPQLLSGIAGNIFGMKALRNLRLIDASFPGQYIKSFKGPGQGIEGIRSLLKIKERPITGAVPKPKIGFSSSEHADVAYETWMGGFDLVKDDENLTSTSFNRFEDRLMRMARLRDKAEKETGEEKDALLNITGETKEMIRKAKLLHDSGWRFAMIDVVTCGTASVQTMRDECGDLGLAIHAHRAMHAAFDRNPRHGLSMYFLAKLMRLLGVDEIHSGTAIGKLVGSKKEVTQIARVLRDHKIENDGMLSQDWGSIKPALPVSSGGLHPGLIPSVMSILGNDCTLLVSGGIHGHPKGTRAGAKAVMQAIEATMDGIGLNEFAIKNNELKQALGKWEYYMPK; from the coding sequence ATGAAAATTGATTGGTACAATGAATTCGTAGACCTGGATTATACTCCTGCAAAAAATGATCTGATCTGTTTATACTATTTTGAACCTGCGAAAGGAATTACAGAAAAAGAAGCGATAGGAAGGATAGCTTCAGAGAGTTCGGCCGGCACATGGACTACTCTCCATGATTTACCTGCAAGGGTTGAAAAGATAAAAGCGCGTGCGTTTGAATTAAATGGCAAATATGTAAAGATCGCTTATCCAATAGACCTCTGGGAACCTGGAAACGCCCCTCAGCTCCTGAGCGGGATAGCAGGAAATATCTTCGGGATGAAAGCCCTTCGGAATTTAAGGCTCATTGATGCATCCTTCCCAGGACAATATATTAAGTCTTTCAAAGGCCCGGGACAGGGTATTGAGGGAATAAGGTCTTTATTGAAAATCAAAGAACGCCCCATAACGGGTGCAGTACCAAAACCCAAGATCGGCTTTAGCTCATCTGAACATGCCGATGTTGCATACGAAACGTGGATGGGAGGATTTGATCTTGTAAAGGATGATGAGAACCTGACCTCCACATCTTTTAACCGCTTTGAAGACAGGCTTATGCGCATGGCCAGATTGCGTGATAAAGCTGAAAAAGAAACAGGCGAGGAGAAAGATGCACTTTTGAATATCACAGGTGAGACAAAAGAAATGATCCGAAAAGCTAAATTGCTTCATGATTCGGGCTGGAGGTTTGCCATGATCGATGTTGTTACCTGCGGAACCGCGTCTGTCCAGACAATGCGGGATGAGTGCGGCGACCTTGGATTAGCCATACACGCCCATCGTGCGATGCATGCGGCTTTTGACAGGAATCCGAGGCATGGGTTGAGCATGTATTTCCTTGCAAAACTTATGCGTTTATTAGGAGTAGATGAAATTCATTCAGGTACTGCAATAGGAAAACTTGTGGGGAGCAAAAAAGAGGTCACACAGATCGCCAGAGTGCTGCGCGACCATAAAATTGAAAATGATGGGATGCTTTCGCAGGATTGGGGATCAATAAAGCCGGCTCTTCCCGTTTCTTCAGGTGGCCTTCATCCGGGATTGATACCATCTGTCATGAGTATCCTGGGAAATGACTGTACATTGCTTGTAAGCGGCGGCATTCACGGCCACCCGAAAGGAACACGAGCTGGCGCAAAGGCAGTTATGCAGGCAATAGAAGCCACAATGGATGGTATTGGCCTTAATGAATTTGCGATAAAAAACAATGAATTGAAGCAGGCGCTTGGTAAATGGGAATATTACATGCCGAAATGA